A window of the Lolium perenne isolate Kyuss_39 chromosome 7, Kyuss_2.0, whole genome shotgun sequence genome harbors these coding sequences:
- the LOC127318706 gene encoding putative protein phosphatase 2C 24 — translation MEIDMQTPDALMGLAFGIPTSAGDEVRQENGHRWDPMDCDEAPLPARTALRMDCDFSYLPDHDEDAHFCHARAGVVGVADGVGGCRGDGVDAAEFSRGLMVNAYNAVTAAAGSSSGVCPYTLLEMAYQKTVASTRTPAASTALVLSLAGQALRWAYVGDSTFAVFRRGRLLLRALPQQHYFNCPFQLSAVGGDRVKDAALGEFPVEEGDVVVAGTDGLFDNVFDAALEGIVQRCTALSLTPGKMAQAIGRLAYDMARSSRESPFSAASREQQGTNFTGGKMDDITVIVAFIVS, via the coding sequence ATGGAGATCGACATGCAAACCCCCGACGCCCTCATGGGGTTGGCGTTCGGCATCCCCACGTCCGCCGGTGACGAAGTCCGCCAGGAGAACGGCCACCGCTGGGACCCCATGGATTGCGACGAGGCGCCGCTGCCCGCGCGGACGGCACTGAGGATGGACTGCGACTTCTCCTACCTGCCGGACCACGACGAAGACGCCCACTTCTGCCACGCCAGGGCCGGCGTCGTCGGCGTCGCGGACGGGGTCGGGGGATGCCGCGGCGACGGCGTGGACGCCGCCGAGTTCTCGCGCGGGCTCATGGTCAACGCCTACAACGCGGTGACTGCAGCTGCAGGGTCCTCCTCCGGCGTCTGCCCTTACACGCTGCTGGAGATGGCGTACCAGAAGACGGTCGCGTCCACGCGCACGCCGGCGGCGTCCACCGCGCTAGTGCTGTCGCTGGCCGGCCAGGCCCTCAGGTGGGCCTATGTCGGTGACAGCACCTTCGCCGTGTTCCGTCGCGGCAGGCTCCTGCTCCGCGCGCTCCCACAGCAGCACTACTTCAACTGCCCGTTCCAGCTCAGCGCGGTCGGCGGCGACAGGGTGAAGGACGCGGCGTTGGGCGAGTTCCCGGTGGAGGAAGGCGATGTTGTGGTGGCCGGGACGGACGGCCTCTTCGACAACGTGTTCGACGCGGCGCTCGAGGGGATCGTGCAGAGATGCACGGCTTTGAGTCTCACGCCAGGTAAGATGGCACAAGCGATAGGAAGACTTGCCTACGACATGGCTAGGAGCAGTAGGGAGTCGCCCTTCAGTGCCGCCAGCCGGGAACAACAAGGTACCAACTTCACCGGCGGCAAAATGGACGATATTACTGTCATCGTCGCCTTCATTGTATCGTAA
- the LOC127318588 gene encoding chromatin remodeling protein EBS yields MAKIKQGKKDVDSYTIRGTTKVVRVGDTVLMRPSDTDNQPYVARIEGMETDGRGSVRVKVRWYYRPEESKGGRRQFHGAKELFRSDHQDTQSAHTIEDKCVVHSFKEYTKLNNVGAEDFFCRFDYNAASGAFTPDRVAVYCKCEMPYNPDDLMVQCDACKDWFHPSCVEMTIEQAKKLDHFMCSDCAEENDEKKPSNGYEPNELKAEPKRQRR; encoded by the exons ATGGCCAAGATCAAGCAAGGGAAGAAGGACGTCGACTCCTACACCATCCGCGGCACCACCAAGGTCGTCCGAG TGGGCGACACCGTGCTGATGCGGCCGTCGGACACCGACAACCAGCCGTACGTGGCGCGGATCGAGGGCATGGAGACGGACGGCCGCGGCAGCGTGCGGGTCAAGGTGCGCTGGTACTACCGCCCCGAGGAGTCCAAGGGCggccgccgccagttccacggCGCCAAGGAGCTCTTCCGCTCCGACCACCAGGACACGCAGAGCGCGCACACCATCGAGGACAAGTGCGTCGTCCACTCATTCAAGGaatacaccaagctcaacaatgtcgGGGCCGAGGACTTCTTCTGCCGCTTTGACTACAATGCCGCCTCGGGCGCCTTCACCCCTGACCGTGTGGCTGT CTACTGCAAGTGCGAGATGCCCTACAACCCAGATGATCTCATGGTGCAGTGTGATGCGTGCAAGGACTG GTTTCATCCATCTTGTGTGGAGATGACCATTGAGCAGGCCAAAAAACTAGATCACTTCATGTGCTCAGACTGTGCTGAAGAAAATGATGAAAAGAAACCTTCAAATGGATATGAACCAAATGAGCTTAAG GCTGAACCCAAAAGACAGAGGAGGTAA